The region actgtaagacgatgggaagaccagaaaagccggtagtgaaaccggagaccaagatactgaaattccttgacttgttgtattgatttaccattgaaaagccaggactgtggtttccaagagtgcccaaacaccacaatcttggacttttcatagtttagctggagggcgttgttggtaaaatattctatgcaggcgttaaccagtctccttaatcctattttagttcgggatatcagggccatgtcatcagcatacaaaagaagAGGGATATCCATTGAAGCTAATTTGGGGGAATGCCCGTcaaagtttgctagatagggagccagatcattaatgaagagattgaacagggtgggagcaagaacgcacccctgcttgacccccttgttgattggaattggggccgagaggccacccctcggagataatttcacttggcatgaggtgtttaaatgaagggcacgaattaatattaatagccttttgtccactcccatcttctcaagtttatcccagagtctatctctatctatggaatcaaaggccgactttaaatctaaaaaagccacatatagtcgggatttattttgagtcctttgtttggagattaggtgggatagtaccacacactgatcaattgcagacttatttggcctaaaacctgcttgctctgggcctatgatgttatggtcCGAAATCCAGACAGAAAGTTTCTTAAGTAAATGGGAGgcgtacattttccctgccaggtctaagaggctgattggcctgtagctggggggaagttttttatccccttttttgaagatgggaaccaagatagatctagtccaagtgtccggaagtaccccaaacttatcaattctagtgaaaagttctgtgattattggggcccaccacgctggtgcttctttataaatatcaggaggaattgagTCTGGTCCTGCTCTTTACCCAGCTTTAACTGATTAATGAGTGAGAGAgcttcatccactgagactgcagaCCAATCAGGTAGATCTAGCGGGAGTGGCATATTAACAATGGAGATAGGTTTAGTTTCATCAAAGAAGATgaatttaaaatgtgcttcccacattttagctggaattgctgtgaaaccaaatgagtttttatagaaacagcctgatataatttgccaaaaaatcttgacgtttttagatctcacagatttaattaaacgTGACCATCTCGCTGTTGCATTGTGGTGTAACGAGGTTTTGATAGCTTCTTTGAGTTGGGCAGACAGCTTAAAATATTGTAGTAAATTTAATCTACTATTAGTTTCTCGAAATTTATTGTAAGCATTGCGTACAGCAAACTTCAGTGTCAAGCAAATCTGCTCAAGCTTGGCAAAATTCTTTCTCCCGCCCTCTGTTTTTTGAGGTGGAGGTATCCAGCCCAGTTTGTTCTGGAGAGTTGATATTAAAACCTCGAATAAGGTCACAATCCCTAGTTGGTTATCTGGATCTAAAGTAGACAACTGGAACATGTCCTCAGTTTGTAGTAGTGCACGAAAGGACTCTTTAGTGGctgcatcccatttaattcttttaattatgTCAGGGTGGCCGTCCTCCACCTGAGAGTGGGAATTGTGGTGGCAATCTGAGGAGTAGGCCACATATTAAGGGTAAATGGTCACTAGACTGTGGGTATCCAACtctaaaattcactatctgtgggagaaaataaaagggaaccagaatgtAGTCAATAACACTCATACCTCTGGTTGAGATATGGGTATACTCTCCTTTGTCCCCCAGATAACCTAGGCCATTTAACCAAGTGAGGCCGTTGGTAATACAGAATTTAGCCAAAAGAAGCCCAGCCTCATTAATTGTTCTGTCTTCCGACTGCCTTCCAAAGAGACAGAGCTCTGGTATGGTCATATCAATAGGCAGATGTAAGATGTGATGGAAGATGTCGTTATTGTGTCCCACCCTGGAATTAAAATCCGCAGAAATTATTGGTATGAGAGAAGGAAATTTGCCAATCAATTCATTAAATATGCCACTAAAATATACCCATTGCTTTTCGGTTGCCGCTTTGTCGTTGACAGGTGGCATGTACACATTTATAACCATAAGGCTTTGGTGTGGCAACCTCAGCTTAATTGCCTGGATTTTACAATAGCTATCGGCCATAAACAACAACTCATGCTTAAAAactggtttcactaatatggcgaGACCGCCAGCAGGATGACCTTTCGCTGCACTCTTCCGCGCTGGGAGAGATGTTACGGAGAACCCTTCAAACTCAATGGGTAAGGTAGCCCATGTTTCCTGTAGCAATATAACATCTCTATCCCTTAGGATTTCATCTAGCACTTTCTCCCATGACTTTGCTGACCAGCCAGCAATATTCCAAGACAGGATTTTCAGTTGACCTTGGAGGGCTTCAGGGAGTCGATGTGGAAGCAGTCAGTCTGATGGAATTAAGGGAATTTGAATTTCTGAGCCCCTCTGCATGCTTGAGGCAGGTGGTTGTGGCTCTGGCTCAAGCATAATGATCTCCGGCAAACTTAGCTTGGTTTCCAATCGATCCAGCAGATTTGTCTCTTCTAGAGCATTGCCTGTTGCTGCTATGGCTAGAGTTCCATCAGGAACAGGATGGATCAATGGTTGTTGGCTTGGTAGGATATCCACTGTTGAAAGCTAAGAGGGTTGTGCCATGGGTTCCTCTAAAGCAGTAGAGGCAGGTTGCTGTTTAATTTGAATAGGTGTAATGGGCATCtccatcaccacaccctccaTTTTATCATCTAAACAGCAGTGTTCGCTAGCGATGGCCTCTTTTGGTGGAGGAAGCAGATGGTTAAAAGGCTGTTTCTCACACTCAAAAGCCCAGGCTGAGCCAACAGGAGGTGGCACTGTAGAGGGAGAGCCCCCAAGAGAGGGGGAGTAAGGCATGCTTCCCCTGACTGGGGACTCCTGATACATCTCAGTCTGATAGGTCACCCTCAGAGAAGGATCTTTGTCTGAAGAAACCATTGGAGAGTCCCATGGAGAAGATGTGCTCTCACATGAAATAGGGGGATGTGTGGTCTGCATCATATCTGACAGCTCCTTCCAGAGCATTTCCACTTTCTGCACAGATACCAGATCTTTTCCTTCATGTCCATGGATGGGTTGTCTACTTTGTTCTAAGAGGCTATCCAATCTTATCTTCAGATCCTCCAGTTCATCACGCCCATGTACTTGATATCTATCCCTCACAGTAGCTTGTCTTGCAGGTGCTATACCATGAAGATCTGAATTGCGTGTTGTTGGCATATCTGTCTCCCCAGTGATGTTGACTTCTGCACGCTTAGCTTTTTTCCTGATTAATGATCTGATGCCTAGCTCTTTAAAAACACGCTGAGGAAGGATATCAAATCTTCTGAGCCTTTGTGCTGCGTGAAATATCTGCTGGGGCACACTTGCTGAGCAGAAGTCAAGGAAAAGTCTTTTATACGTTGACTGGGTGGGTAAGAAATAAAAGAACTTTATATCCGAATGAGCAACCTGAAAGTTCAAAAGTTGGGAAAGGGACCGAAGTATTGTTTCTTTAGATTTCCAAAGGTGGGCATCTCTTCTGGGGAAGTGAATTAGTATCTGATTATTTTGGAATAATTACCAGCCTGTTATTTACCACTCTGTTCACTGTATTCTTGCTCACAGTTTTGAGTTGTtagcatttgtttttattgtgttgcTTTCATTCAATTTTTGACCACCTTGTTCTCCCTTCGAGCATGATCCTGCTGCCGGGCTCCACTGGCACTGGGGCTGTAGCGCTGTCACAGCGCTGGGTGTTGCTTAGCACTTTTTTTGCAGCCAGCGAATAAGTGCTGTCAAGGGTAAGTCCTGAGCCATCCCATGGGCACTGGATGCCCCTGAACAGCTTGCCTAGGTGGCTGGGATGTGGGGGAGAGACAGGGAAGGGGTGTTTTAGAGTGGGGGAGAGTGAAATGGTGGGGAAGATCAGGCCCGGGCGGGGGTGAGGATGGTCTCTGCTACATTCTAACCCCTATCCTCGGTTTCCCAgcattacacagggctacttagttctgcaccagctcaatggatccaactagccccattgagctggcgagggtaagggaacaagtgttattaccctgagacctcctgcctgcccaaaTCCAATGCCGGTTACAGTGTGGCCTGGCAAATCCGCTGTGCCagtactggataggattaggttgcccATATTGGAAACGTGGggataaaaagataaaaatgtaaagaaagagagaaatagaAATAATGAAATTGGTCCTGATAAGCAACGAGATGCAAATAAAACTAATTGGTCTAATAATTCAATTATTTTAACACAAGTTTATTATCgttccattttgacatgcacacaCAACAATGAATATTGGCTTGAAACCATTGTTTGTATGTTGTAACAAGGAGAAGAGTCTAGAAGTTGAGAACTAAAGAAAGAAGAACAAAAACTTCTTGATTTTATTCATAAttcgggggggggagcacagcatATTGAAAGTCAGGTTACACATTACTGGAATAAAATGATTAATATTGGGCTATTTGTGTCCAGGTTGGAATATTGTTCACttacttcatttttttaaactgcaccaGAACCAGCCATCGACATGAATGGATCCACCATCTCAGAGTTCATTCTGCTGGGCTTCTCCTTTTCCCACACTGCACAGCTCTTTCTTTTGGTCCTGGTCTTGGCCTGCTACACCACCGCCCTTCTGGGAAACTTCCTAATTATGGTGAGTGTGTGGTCTGAGCCAAGCTCCATCAAGCCccaatgtatttcttccttgccaatctgtCCATTATTTACATGTCTCTGGGTTCAGTGGCTGCCCCAAAGTTAGTGACCAACCTCTTGAACAGTGGTTCTGTCATCTCCTATGGTGGTTGTATGGCCCAGCTGTTTGGTCTTCACCTCTTTGGGGGTGCAGAGATGTTTGTCCTCACTCTCATGGCCTACGACCGTTACGTGGCCATTTGCCAGCCACTGAGATATACAGCCATCATGGACCGGCAACGCTGCTTCAGTCTACTGATATTTTGCTGGACAGGAGCCTTCATTCATTCCACTGTCCAGATGGTGGTCATAGCCAAGCTACCATTCTGTGGACCGAATGAGctggacaatttcttctgtgacatcccacAGGTAATCAAGCTGGCCTGTGCAGAAATCTATGTGGTTGAGAAATTCATGCTGGTCAGTGGTGGCCTGATAACTCTACCTAACTGCCTGACCTTGCTGGTTTCATATGTCATCATCCTGGCCTCCTTCTGTGGCCACtttgggaagggtggtaggaAGGCTCTGTCTACCTGTAGCTCCCACCTGATGGTAGTTGGCCTCCTTTACGGGCCTGTTGCTTTTGTGTATCTTAAGCCTTTCTCCGACTCtcaggtggacaaaatggcttctgtgttctACATGTTAGTCATCCCTGCCCTCAACCCCCTGATCTATACTCTGAGCAACCAAGAGATGAAGGGAGCCATGAGAAAGTTGAATGACAAATGTCAGCTCCTCCTACTGCCTTATAGGGAGTAAATGTGTGTAGTTTTATTTCACTTGATTGTGGAAGCTCTTCCCAGGACTTGGGAGGGACACTATTTTAGTGGTACTCTGTTCTTCCTTGAGTTCATCCTGGGCAAAATGCAATGATCAATGATGAAAGCAGTAATGGATCCATTCTAAATATTGTTGCTGTTTTATCCATTGTGTCATGCCCAACTCTTGACGACTTTGTTGGCAAGAACTCTCCATGCCCCCTTgtcactctcactctcacctttacactctcacataacaccagaaccaggggacatccactaaaattgagtgttgagagagttagaacagacagaagaaaatatttctttactcagcgtgtggttggtctgtggaactccttgccacaggatgtggtgatggcatctggtctggttgcctttaaaaggggcaaAAGCCTTGATACacaaagccatgatgtgtatgtgcaacctcctgattttagaaatgggttatgtcagaatgccagatgcaggggagggcaccaggatgaggtctcttgttatctggtgtgctccctggggcatttggtgggccactgtgagatacaggaagctggactagatgggcctgtggcctgatccagtggggctgttcttatgttcttatgttcttatgtagttctCTGATTTCTCCTTTTCTTAAGAGTAGCATCCTCGAGCACACTAACTTCCACCTCCATCTCTCACCTTGCTCACCTGGATTTCTTGAGTTCCCTTTCTCCATCATTTCTGAGCCTTCTGGAGAGACCACAATATTTGGAGGATGCAGGATTGCTTTTCAATGAATTTTTGATCACTGAGATGGATAGGACCTGACCCAAACCTACTTAGATCATGACAAGAGTGAATATTGCAGCTATTTTTATGACTTTGTAAACTCTTGAAtctgttgcttctgttttcttgcttaagccattttttGCAGCTACAGGTTGTTTTAAAGTCTAACTGTGTATATGTGTTTGTCCGTGACTCaccaatgctgcaatcctaacctcactttcctgagagtaagtcccattgaacacaataggacttacttctgagtagacctggttaggcttgtgccctaagggtgcTGTTTTTGGTGTAAGGATCATTTATTGCATTTAGAAGATACTTTTCTGTTTGCAAAACTTCACataagtttcatttttttaaaaatagatcctAAACCAACAAAATGATTGAAATGTTTAAACTGAGTAAGTTAAACTGATAAAAATGATCGATGAAAAATCAAACCCTGTAACCGAGTGGATAAAGTATggagttgtgttttgttttcattaagCACATTTTGAGCTGTAGAGGAaggagtttattttctttttcactatTGATTTCAGTGCGTATTTATAATATCATTAATTCAGACAGTGTAACTCCCAAGGATTCTGGTACAGAAATTGCTCAGCCCAATATAAATTCAACTTGGGAACACTAAAAAAGCACCATAATGTAATTTTCTAAAAATTATTGTTATATTTTTCTTCCAATATCGCTGCTCTCACAGCCTGGAACAGCTCAGAagcggagggggagggaccacttctacgccacggtgaggctccctgcaaaacttcgtgctttgcaacccctctagctaggccactgctTCCTATATAGAACAGAAACTTACTGAACAGATACAAAGACCGTCTTCCTTCCACACTCCTTCACAAAGCACAGGACAAGTGAAATTAGGTTGAAAAGGCTCACAGAGTATAGACCCTCAAATAGAAAGAAATGGAACAGAGACAGATCTCAGGGGCAGTGGTACCCCCTGGATCCTATGTCCCCATCACCAATCCAACACTACACAAAAATGAAAATTTGTGCAACACTCTAagggattttcattttaaaaaactgaatgtcAACCAACATAATGATTGAAACGGGTAAAATAATAAAAGTAACAGATGAAAATCTAAACACCGTAACGGGATAATTATGTatggaaattgtgtttttttgaaattgttttttattttttttgagcTATCAAGGaatgaatttattttctttttcactatttagtgcatatttacaatattattaACTGAGGCAGCGCAACTCCTAAGGATTCTAGTACTCAATATCTCAGCACAATACCAATTCAACTTGGTAACACTGAAAAAGTAAAGGAAAGTAAAATCTTTTCCATTATTCTTCCTATTATCAGATATCACTTGGCAACAAGACAACTCCATTGTATATTATTACAATCTCCTGGAGAAGCTTGGAATTGCAAACAGACTGAAAgtaattaattttatttctatttaccaGGCAGCCGAACCCTAATCTGTGCTTCTACCATCAGCTACGCAGTTGAGGAGgtgactggaagtctccttggggtagggaaTAGGCATACAATTTAGAAATATACTGGAGAGACTTTATGAATATTACTTCCTTTATACAAGGAATTCAGTGTGTTAATACAGTAATGGTAAAAATTAAAACTTTCAATTTGGATGTTATTACGGTTTGATTTTTTCTTCAGCATTGACCAATCCTAGTTCAGCATTTCCAAATTAAACTTGGCAAAGATATTTACTGAACTATATTTGGATAAAAAGTAACCAAAGCCCTttagtgcccagtcctatgcaggatcTGACTTCAGAACTCCAGCAACAAGATCAGCTGGAAACCTTTGTGCAACACATGAAGCTTCCAAATATTCTAATCAGGCCATTGGTACGTGTGACATAATTACATTGATACCCCATCCTACCTCACCAACACTTTATTTGAAGTGATCACCCTGCCCTGAATTTTGGGCAGAAGTAATTGTATGTAGTAATGCGAGACAGGAGCCTGATGTTGGGTCTAGACacttaagggttcaatcctatccttaGACTCAATAGAATCCTTAGAGTCCTATATGCACCATAAGGTGACCTAACACACAGGCAGCCAGGGTACCATATGGGTTTTGATCACAGCAACATCTCTGCTGGTTTACAGTGTGATAACGTCAGGGCAAGGCCCAGAAGGCCTCATGCCCTGACAATGCTACACAAGTCAGCCTCTGGTGGACCCTGGGCAGTGAAGAAAGAAGTTCAGAGCAGCTTGGAGACAGGACTGGGGAGGATCGTGAAGGGACAGGGACAGATCTCaggggcagtggtatctgccggATCCTGTGTCCCCATCACTGATCCAACAGCACCTGAAAGGCTAAAGAAAGCTACACCAGCAAGGTGGCTGGtgtaaccttgaggagacccaAAGGAGACCAGGCAGTGGGGAACAAGCTAATAAGACTTCTCATTACTTAGGTCTCTCAGCTAGCCTACTTTCCAGCTAGCCTGCAGAATGAGACAGACTCTGGCTCAGCAGCCATGCACCGTGCAGGCAAGCCTagcagaggactgggctgcaagagcaAGAACTTGTGGATTCTATTGAAAGTTCCAAGAAGATAATATGGTGTGGGAGGTGAGGTGACCAGGGTctagagctgtgattttcaaccagtatgccgaggaacactgatgtgctgcaaatggtctgcaggtgtgccatgagagtttcaAGGAGGGTTattttattagtagagccattgggggatgtgaaccccccaccggtggtgtgatgtgccttgacaactttagtgccttggcagcgtgccatgagatgagaaaagaTTGGAAATCACTGGCTTattgcagaggtgtcaaacacatattatacagtgggttgaatagcattcatgaggcTTGCTGAAGGCccgatgtcatgaagcaggaagtgatgtcatgaagcaggtcatCAACCAcaactgacagaagagaaaatatgcaattcttggtcatattttcaagacatgtgagagctcaattatcacacggctgccctttcagcagtgactcctcagcacagcttagcagctgagagtagctggtggtggtgctgggagagcctgaggactGCATAAAGGGCTCTCGTGGGCCTCATTCGGCTCTCTGGCCTTCAGTGTGTCACCCTGGCCTAGAGTGTTAAAGGTATCCTATTTCTTTGTAATTACAAGTTTCTGAGGTTCTAGACCACATTCCATGCAAGTTTGATCTCCCTGATGTTTTGTCAAGATCCAACTTGCATGGAATGTAGTCTAGAACCTCAGAAGCTTGTAAACAGAAACAGCTGAACTCCGACCACAAACGTCTGAAAATATcctatttgttttttctctcttgaaACAGCCAACAAGATGAATCGCTTCACCATTATAAAGTATGTCTTCCTGGACTTCTCCTGCTCCTAGGAGGAAGGAACATtgctcaaagcagaacacaggtttTGTCTACACAAAGTCCCAAGTCCAACACCTTCAGTGTATGGTGAAATGATTTCAAATAGCAAGGCTTCTGCTTCACAGCTGCAAGCAATCAGTGGGGCATTCGTAAAACAGTTACTGGCCAAGCTTCACCAACTTTCATTGCAAAGCAGGGATTCGAACAAGGGAATAAGAATCTTGTTCTTGAAAGTAAGAGTAAGAACTTGTGAATTCTATTCCTAGCTCCAGAAGGGGAAGCTACTAGGTTTTGTGATGTGAGCTGGACCTGCAAGCATTAACAGTGTTCCACTAGAGTAGAAGCAGCCATCAAGATGAATGAGTCCACAGTTACAATGTTTGTCTTCCTGGACTTTTCCTGCTCTCGCTCTGCTCAGTTCATCCTTCTAactctggtcatgacctgctacATCACCATCCTTCTGGGAAACACGCTTATCATAGTGACGGTGTGGACTGAGTCCAGGCTCTTTCAGTGCCCCATGTATTTGTTTCTTGCAAATCTGTCCCTCCTTGATATGTCATTGGGCTCTATAGCATCCCCAAAACTAGTGACTGACCTGTTGAACAGTGAGGGAACCATTTCTTTTGGAGGTTGCATGGCCCAGATATGTAGCCAACACTTCTTTGGAGGTTCAGAAGCTTTCCTCCTCActgtcatggcctatgatcgctatgtggccatctgccacccactaaGATACACAACCATCATGAACCAACAATGTTGCTTCAGTCTCCTCGTATTTTGCTGGATAGGAGGACTCATTCACGGCATTGTCCAAGTAGTGGTCATGGCCCCATTACCATATTGTGGAGCGAATGTCTTGGATAATTTCTATTGTGATATCCCACAGGTAATTAAGCTGGCCTGTTACGAAACCTATGTTGATGAGATAGTCTTGATAGTAAGTGATGGGCTAGTAACTGTACCCTCCTTTCTGCTCTTGCTTGTTTCATATGCCACCATCCTGGCCGCCATCTGTAGTCGTTTTGGGAAAGGTGGTAGTAAGGCTCTGTCCACCTGCAGCTCTCATCTGATGGTAGTTGGTCTCTTCTATGGACCCATTTTCTTTGTGTACATGAAGCCCTCCTCCAACTCCCAGGTGGACAAAATGGCCTCCGTATTCTACATGGTGGTCACCCCTGCCCTCAATCCTCTGATCTACACTCTGAGGAACCAAGAGGTGAAAGGAGCCATGGGGAAGTTGAAAAACAAGTGTAGAAGGCTCCTGTTTCCTCAGAGGAAGTGAAATTTC is a window of Tiliqua scincoides isolate rTilSci1 chromosome 5, rTilSci1.hap2, whole genome shotgun sequence DNA encoding:
- the LOC136653842 gene encoding olfactory receptor 4Q3-like, with protein sequence MYFFLANLSIIYMSLGSVAAPKLVTNLLNSGSVISYGGCMAQLFGLHLFGGAEMFVLTLMAYDRYVAICQPLRYTAIMDRQRCFSLLIFCWTGAFIHSTVQMVVIAKLPFCGPNELDNFFCDIPQVIKLACAEIYVVEKFMLVSGGLITLPNCLTLLVSYVIILASFCGHFGKGGRKALSTCSSHLMVVGLLYGPVAFVYLKPFSDSQVDKMASVFYMLVIPALNPLIYTLSNQEMKGAMRKLNDKCQLLLLPYRE
- the LOC136653843 gene encoding olfactory receptor 4Q3-like, with protein sequence MNESTVTMFVFLDFSCSRSAQFILLTLVMTCYITILLGNTLIIVTVWTESRLFQCPMYLFLANLSLLDMSLGSIASPKLVTDLLNSEGTISFGGCMAQICSQHFFGGSEAFLLTVMAYDRYVAICHPLRYTTIMNQQCCFSLLVFCWIGGLIHGIVQVVVMAPLPYCGANVLDNFYCDIPQVIKLACYETYVDEIVLIVSDGLVTVPSFLLLLVSYATILAAICSRFGKGGSKALSTCSSHLMVVGLFYGPIFFVYMKPSSNSQVDKMASVFYMVVTPALNPLIYTLRNQEVKGAMGKLKNKCRRLLFPQRK